From Brassica oleracea var. oleracea cultivar TO1000 chromosome C3, BOL, whole genome shotgun sequence, a single genomic window includes:
- the LOC106329394 gene encoding mitogen-activated protein kinase kinase kinase NPK1-like has protein sequence MEKQSITNTSSASWIRGSCIGRGCFGTVTKAVSKIDGGVFAVKSVDLSTCLPSQSESLENEISILRSLKSHPHIVRFLGDDVSKEGTTSFRNLHLEYLPEGDVSNRGIVVDETLLRRYVWCLVSALGHVHSNGIVHCDVKSKNVLVVNGGSFVKLADFGSAMELKKPTAEIAPRGSPLWMAPETIRGEYQGPESDVWSLGCTVIEMLTGKPAWEENGFDSLSRIGYSNELPFIPAGVSELGRDFLEKCLRRDRSQRWSCDQLLEHPFLCQDHHSFVTESSPRCVLDWVNSDFEEDEVSDVSRVEPMVSAMARMSKLATSGGVKWESNGWVEVRANAFEESGAQLEYLVSTRVESELNTSVRPPGNEESTSAMTCELLLLLVVENIQIYVKFYSIIIRVIYFCYHHEYIIIRRSCEKNLFHSQP, from the coding sequence ATGGAGAAACAGAGCATCACAAACACTTCTTCAGCTTCGTGGATTCGAGGTTCTTGTATCGGAAGAGGATGCTTCGGAACGGTAACCAAAGCCGTGAGTAAGATCGACGGAGGAGTTTTCGCCGTTAAGTCAGTAGATCTCTCCACGTGTCTTCCTTCTCAATCCGAGTCCCTCGAGAACGAAATCTCTATCCTCCGCTCTCTCAAGTCTCACCCACACATCGTGAGGTTCCTCGGGGATGACGTGTCTAAAGAAGGAACGACGTCGTTTCGGAATCTCCATTTGGAATATTTACCGGAAGGTGACGTGTCAAACCGTGGAATCGTAGTTGACGAAACTCTCCTCCGCCGTTACGTATGGTGTCTCGTCTCCGCTCTCGGTCACGTTCACTCTAACGGAATCGTTCACTGCGACGTTAAATCGAAGAACGTTCTGGTCGTTAACGGCGGAAGCTTCGTTAAGCTGGCGGACTTCGGATCGGCGATGGAACTTAAAAAACCGACGGCTGAGATTGCGCCGCGTGGAAGTCCGCTTTGGATGGCTCCGGAGACGATCAGGGGAGAGTATCAAGGACCGGAGAGTGACGTGTGGTCTCTCGGTTGCACCGTCATCGAGATGCTCACCGGAAAGCCAGCGTGGGAAGAAAACGGATTCGACTCGCTGAGTCGAATCGGGTATTCAAACGAGCTGCCGTTTATTCCGGCGGGAGTTTCGGAGCTCGGTCGCGATTTCTTGGAGAAATGCTTGAGACGAGATCGGAGTCAGAGATGGAGCTGCGATCAGCTTCTGGAGCATCCGTTTCTGTGTCAAGATCATCACTCGTTTGTCACCGAGTCGTCTCCGCGTTGCGTATTGGACTGGGTCAACTCGGATTTCGAAGAAGATGAAGTGAGCGATGTATCTAGAGTTGAGCCTATGGTTTCGGCCATGGCAAGGATGAGTAAATTAGCGACGAGCGGAGGGGTAAAATGGGAATCAAATGGTTGGGTTGAGGTGAGAGCCAATGCTTTCGAAGAGTCAGGGGCACAATTGGAATATCTAGTTTCAACAAGGGTAGAATCGGAATTGAACACGTCCGTTAGACCGCCGGGAAATGAAGAATCGACGTCGGCGATGACGTGTGAATTATTGCTGTTACTTGTGGTAGAGAATATTCAGATATATGTCAAGTTTTACAGCATTATTATTCGTGTTATATATTTTTGTTATCATCATGAATATATAATAATAAGAAGAAGTTGCGAAAAAAATCTCTTTCATTCTCAGCCTTAA
- the LOC106328579 gene encoding probable protein phosphatase 2C 25 yields MSCSVCNSPVFSPSSSLFCSKPSIILSSPQETISLTLSHLKPSSPSAAAASLNLPFRLRLQKPPTGFSPASCTGQSPPGEVLKRKRPTRLDIPIGTTGFIAPATPREEGREVEREGDGYSVYCKRGRREAMEDRFSAITNLRGDRKHAIFGVYDGHGGAKAAEFAAKNLDKNVLEAVAGKRDESEIADAVKRGYLTTDAAFLNENDVKGGSCCVTAMFSDGNIVVSNAGDCRAVMSVGGVAEALSSDHRPCRDDERTRIETTGGYVDTFRGVWRIEGSLAVSRGIGDAHLKKWVIAEPETKTLRIDQDHEFLILASDGLWDKVSNQEAVDIARPFCLGTEEKPLLLGCKKLVDLSASRGSLDDISVMLIPLDQFI; encoded by the exons ATGTCTTGTTCCGTCTGCAATTCTCCGGTTTTTTCTCCGTCGTCGTCTCTTTTCTGCAGCAAACCTTCTATCATTCTCTCTTCGCCGCAAGAAACCATCTCTCTCACTCTTTCTCATCTCAAACCTTCCTCTCCTTCCGCCGCCGCGGCGTCCCTCAACTTGCCGTTCCGTCTCCGTTTACAGAAACCTCCGACCGGTTTCTCTCCGGCGTCGTGTACTGGCCAATCTCCTCCCGGAGAGGTTCTGAAACGCAAACGCCCCACGAGGCTTGATATACCGATCGGTACCACCGGTTTCATTGCTCCGGCGACGCCGAGGGAGGAAGGTAGAGAGGTGGAGAGGGAAGGCGATGGTTATTCTGTTTATTGCAAGAGAGGAAGGAGAGAAGCTATGGAGGATCGCTTCTCTGCTATTACCAATCTCCGAGGAGATCGCAAACATGCCATCTTCGGTGTTTACGATGGTCACGGAGGAGCCAAAGCGGCTGAGTTTGCGGCCAAGAACTTAGACAAGAACGTTTTAGAAGCAGTAGCTGGTAAGAGAGACGAGTCAGAGATCGCAGACGCGGTTAAACGCGGTTACTTGACCACAGACGCTGCGTTTCTCAACGAGAATGACGTTAAAGGCGGTTCTTGCTGCGTCACGGCTATGTTCAGCGACGGGAACATCGTTGTCTCCAATGCCGGCGATTGCCGCGCCGTCATGAGTGTTGGAGGCGTCGCGGAGGCTCTTTCTTCCGACCACCGTCCGTGTAGGGATGATGAACGGACAAGAATTGAAACCACG GGCGGATACGTTGATACGTTTCGAGGTGTATGGAGAATTGAAGGATCTTTGGCTGTGTCAAGAGGGATCGGTGATGCTCATCTCAAGAAATGGGTTATAGCCGAACCAGAGACAAAGACGTTGAGAATCGATCAGGACCATGAGTTCTTGATCTTGGCATCTGACGGTCTATGGGACAAAGTGAGTAACCAAGAAGCAGTAGACATTGCTCGTCCCTTCTGCCTAGGAACCGAGGAGAAGCCATTGTTGTTGGGCTGTAAGAAGCTTGTCGATCTTTCGGCTTCACGAGGCTCATTGGATGATATTAGTGTGATGCTGATCCCTTTGGACCAGTTCATATAA